A stretch of DNA from Candidatus Eisenbacteria bacterium:
GTGCAAGGCGCTCGAGCGGCAGGTGGGTGATCTCGTCGACGCCGGAAGTCATCGCGACGCGAAAGTCCGCGGCGCTCGCGACGTGAGCCGAAACGGTGAGGCCGGCCCCGTGTGCGCGTCTCACGATGGTCGGAAGCAGCGCCGGGTCGAGTCCGAAGCCACCACGTCGGGTGGGATCGTGCGAGCGAGCCGCGTGGGCCTCGGAGTGCTCGAGGTAGACCTTGATGAAGTCGGGCCGGCCGGCCACTACGCGCGGCCACTTGAGTTCGAGTTGCTTGCGATCGTCGATCGTGAAGTAGGCATCGTCGATCCAACGCGGCGAGGCCGTCGCCGTGGCGCCATCGTAAATCTGGGCCGGGTGTCCGTTGCCGGCGGTGAGTCCGCCGTTCGCGTACACCACGTCGACGGTGCGCGCCTGATTCACTCGCTTGCGCATGGCCGAGACGAGCGAGGTCGGGTTGTTCGGGTTCTTGACGAACAGCACCCCGGCGCGCAGATCGCGCTCGAGGTCGGCCGCGAAGCCCGCGGTGTCGCTGAACAGGTGGCTATGGGCATCGGCAAAAGCCGGAACGACGAAGCGGCCGGAGAGATCGAGCGTCTCCTCGACGGCACCCGACCAGTGATTCCTCAGCGCGCCCTCGACGCTGTAGAAGTCGCGTCGGACGAAGGCGTGTCCGTCGAACCACTCGCCGTTCGCGAGCCGCAGGGTGTGGACCGTGTCGCCGTGGCCGGCGACCGGGCATGCTGCGATGGCGGACTCCAGGACGACCAGCAGGATGATCCAGATGCGCATCGAGTCGACTCCTCTTCTGGTTCGTATCCAGACGCGTGTCTATTTCGAGCGCAGCGTCTTCACGCCGCGGTCGCGCGGCGATTCAGTGAGAATGAGAATGCGAGTGCGAGTGCCGGTGCAGAGCAGGCGCTTGCGAGTGACGACTCGCCGGCGACACGCCTGGCAGCAGGAGCAGCGCGAGTGCGGCGATCAGGAGCCAGTGGCCGGTCGCCAGACGCGCGCGCCGTGACTCCGGCGATTGCATGAGCCGACGCAGCCGCGACTCCAGCGCATGTACGCCGAGCCCGGCTGGTCCGAGCACCGACTGCCGCTCCGGCAGCGTGAGTCGTGCGGCGCGTAGCAGCATGTCGCAATAGTTCGCCGCAGCGTCGCACTCGCCATGCAAAGCCAGATCGTCGCTCGCGTCGTCCTGCGCGGCACGCAGCCGCGCGACCACCAGCCAGAACACGGGATGCCACCACCACACGATCGCAAGCCACCCGGCGAGCCCCAGCCAGCGCGTGTCGCCGCGCCGCACGTGAGCGAGTTCGTGCCGCAATAGGAGCTGCATCGAGCGGTCGTCGAGCCTCGCGGTCCACCCGGCCGGCATGACCAGCACCGGACTCCGCATTCCCCACACGTAGGGAGAGGTCGCGGTGCGACTGACGACGACGCGTGGCGGACGCATGGCGAGGCGCGTCGCTGCCGCTCGCACGCGTGCGGCCAGCTCGTCCGTCTCGGGCTCCAGACCCTCGCCGACGCTCTCGCGCGCGAGGCGGCGCCGACCCGACCACGTTCGCGCCGCGACCCACAGCGCGCCGACGCACCACACCACTCCCACGAGCCATTCGAAGCTGGCGGTCAGTCGTGGAGCGGCGCCACTCCACGCGACGGGACGCAGGAGCACGGGAACCGGTAACGCGAATCCCGGGAGCGCCGCGATCGCGAACATCAGCAAAGCGAGCGACAACAGCGCCGCCCGAAACGCCGCCGAAGTGCGCCGGAAGAGCGCGAGCGCCACCAACAGAGCGGTCGAGGCGATCCCCGCCCGCACGCCTCCTTCGATCAAGCCTTCGATCACGCGCTGCCCTTTCGCGCGCGCGGCGTGCGGCGCGCCTTGAGTTCGGCGAGCACGCTCTCGAGGTGTTCGATTTCCCGCGCCGAGGTCGGCCGGCGGGCGAGCAGTGACGCGACGAAATTCATCGAGTCACCCTCGAACACACGGCGGACGAACGAGTCGACGAGGTGTTCGAGCGCGCCTTCGGCGCGCTCGGTCGCCCGATAGACGAAGGCCTTGCCGATCGGTCCACGACGACGCGCGACCAGGCGCTTGGTTTCGAGGCGTCCCAGGAGTGTGAGCACCGAGCCGTGCGCCATCGGCCGGCGCTCTGCGAGAGCCCGGCCGATCTCGCTGGCCGTCGCTTCCCCAGCGCGCCGCAGTTGAACCAGCACATCGAGCTCGGCTTCGGGTACGCGCGGAAGGCGCACGGGCGCTGCATCGCGTGAGGGACTGGACATGGACGCCACGATATAGACAGATGTCGAGATCGACCAGGCCTGCCCGACCAGCGCGGTAAATTCGTTCGCGGGCGAGCCGGCGCTCAGGCGCGCGGCGGAATTGGCGCCGCGACGAAGCGGCCCCACGCCACGAACGCCGCGAGTGCGAACAGCCCCGTGTTGAACGGCAACACCGCGGTTTCGCCGCGCGAAATGTGGAACGCGGCCGCGAACAGCATGATGACGCCCAGCCCCGTCGCCGCCACCGGTGTGAGTCGCGGCGCGATGCGAGTGAACGCGGGGAGCAGCAGCCCGAGCGCTCCGGCCAGCTCGGCGATGCCGATGAATCGAATCAGCGCATCCGGGACCGACGGAGTCCAGCGAATCGCCTTGTGAAGCAGCTCGATCGACTGCATCGACTTGATTGTGCCCGAGATTGCGAACAACGCCGCGAGCAGCACCTGCGCGCTCCACAATCCGATCGAGAGCGCGCGTGACGTCGGCTGGCGTCGCGCGGCGGGCGGGTTGGGCTTCATGGTTTGCCTCCGGGGTCGGCCGGGTCCCACCACTTGGAGAGATTGCCCTCCGCACGGCGCGGCTGGTCCTGATAGTGCGAGACGTCGTTGAACAGCATGAGCCGCGCCCGCACCGCGTCTTTGAAGTCCACGATGTTGAGGCACGCGGGTGCCTGGTCGAGGCGATCGCGGTAGCCGCGCGCGTCGAAACCCAGCAGACTCGAGAGGATCAGGCGAAGTGTGGCCTTGTGAGCGACCACCAGCACGTTCTCGCCCGCATGCGCGAGCACGATCTCGCGGATCACCGGCAGTGCGCGGGCCAGCACGCTCAGGCCCGACTCACCGCCACTCGGTGCGAACGTGAACGGGTCGGCCTCCCACGCCGCGTACTCGTCGCAGAAACGCGATTCGACCTCGGCCCGCGTCAGACCCTCCCAGTGCCCGTGGTCGATCTCGCGCAGGCCGTCGCGCAGCTCGGGCACGAGCCGATGCGGCTCGCACAGGAGTTTCGCGGTCTCGACCGCGCGACTCAGCGAGCTGCTGTAAGCGATCGTGATGCGGTCGTCGGCCAGTCGGCGGGCCAGCTGACGCACCTGCTGGCGCCCCTCTTCCGACAGCTCCACCCCGGCCGAGCCCGAAAAGCGATCCTCGGCCGTGCGCGAAGTGGCGCCATGGCGAACCAGGTAGAGACGCGTCGCGGATTTCATGCGGCGCATCATACTCGCTCGTCTAGGCGGCGCGAGCGAAGGGGCGCTGCGGGGAACCCCTGGGCCCGACATACCTGGCATCGGTGAACGCGAGCATCGGCAGGAACACGAACGGCAGCAGTGCGAGCCCCACCGCCCAGCCGGCACTCTTGCCGAACTTCCTGGCCAGATCGAGGCACACGATGCACGCCGGGATCAGGTTGAGAAGCGGCACGCACAGCCACAGCACCCACCACCACGGCCGCTCGAGAATCCGCATGAAGACGACCGCACCGTAGATCGGGATCAGCGCCTTCCATCCGGCCTGCCCCGCCTTCTCGAATACGATCCAGTTCGAGGTGATCATCAGGGCGCACAGCCCCAGCATGGTCGAGAAGAATCCCATTCCCATACCAAGTCCGGTTCCGGTGTCCATGTTCGACCTCCTGACGTGGCAGGGTCATCGGCACTGCGGAGGTCCGGCGTGAGCCGAGTCTGAACGGTTGCGCTACGCTGCGACCCTCAGCGCCCTCTTGGACCCAGGAGCCCGACATGATGCCTGCCGTGCTGGATCTGGCACTCGCTGTACTGCTCGCGACCACCACCCCGGCGGCGGCCCCTGCGGCGGCCGAGCTGACCTCGCTGCTCACCCAATTCCTCGCCGGTGCTTCGCGCAACGACGCAGCGATTCACGAGCGCTTCTGGGCTGACGACCTCATCTACACCGGCTCGTCCGGCCGCCGAATCGGCAAGACCGACATCATGAAAGACGTCAGCGCCACGCCGCCTTCCCCACCCGATGAGCCGGTGTCGGTCTACTCGGCCGAAGAGGTCCGCGTTCAGCAGTATGGCGACGCGGCGATGGTGGCGTTTCGACTGATCGCCACTCAGACCCACGGCGACAGCACCGAGGTGGCGCGCTACCTGAACACCGGTTTCTTCATGAAGCGCAAAGGTGAATGGCGCGCGGTCGGATGGCAGGCCACTCGGATGCCGTAGCCGCCATGCACCATGCCTGGTCGCTCTTCACCCGCGCGCTGCGCGCATTCGTAGCCGACAACGGCATGCAGCTGGCGGCCGGGATCGCGTTCTACGTGCTGCTCTCGCTGGTGCCGCTCGCCACCTTCAACGTCGCGTGGAAGATCCGCACGCACCGGAGCGTTGTTCGGCGCCGAACTGGCCGCATGCGCTAGTCTGCGCGACGTTGCAGACGCCGCCACTCCGCGTCGAAGTCCGAGGGAAACGCCATGAACTTGAATCGCGCCACATCGATCAGCTACTTCTTGCTCCGCGCCGTTACGGGCTGGATGTATTTTCAGGCGGGGGCAACCAAGTTGGCCGGCTGGTTCGGCGGCATGCCCGGTTCGGGCGGCGTCCCCGCTCCGCTCATGACGCAGGTCGGAATTGGCGGGGCGCTCGAATTCTTCGGCGGCATCGCGATCATGCTCGGACTCTTCACGCGCCCGGTCGCGTTCATCCTGTGCGGCGAGATGGCGGTCGCTTACTGGCAATTCCACGCCCCCAACGGCGCCTGGCCGGTGCAGAACGGCGGCGTGGCGGCGGCGCTCTTCTGCTTCGTGTTTCTCTACATGGCTGCGCGCGGCGCCGGCGAGTGGAGCCTGGACTCGTTGATCGCCCGTCGCGGTTCGAAGAAGTCCTGAAAGGAGTTCGCGATGAGCGGCGTGCGGGTACTGGTCGGAACCAAGAAGGGCGCCTTCGTCCTCACCTCGGATGCGAAGCGCGACCGGTGGAAAGTCGAGGGACCGCATTTCGCGGGCTGGGAGATCTACCACGTCAAGGGTTCGCCGCTGGATCCGAACCGCCTCTACGCTTCGCAATGCAGTGGCTGGTTCGGTCAGGTCATTCAGCGCTCGAACGACGGCGGCAAGACCTGGGAGCCGGTCGGCAATGCGTTCCCGTACGACGGCACCCCGGGAACGCACCTGTGGTACGACGGCACGCAGCATCCGTGGGAGTTCAAGCGCGTCTGGCATCTCGAACCCTCGCTCACCGACGCGGACACCGTGTATGCCGGCATCGAGGACGCGGCGCTGTTCCGTTCGACCGATGCCGGGAAGAGCTGGCAGGAACTCCCCGGGTTGCGCGCGCAGAAGGGCGCGCTGTGGCAGCCGGGCGCGGGCGGCATGGGGCTGCACACGATCGTGCTCGATCCTGCCAATCCCTCGCGCATGTACATCGCGATCTCGGCGGCCGGCGTGTTTCGCACCGATGACGCCGGGCAGAGCTGGCGCCCGATCAACCGCGGACTCAAGTCGCTGTACGAACTTCCGGATCCGAATGCCGACGTCGGCCATTGCGTTCATCGGATCGCGATGCATCCGACGCGCCCGGACGTGCTGTTCATGCAGAAGCACTGGGACGTGATGCGCAGCAACGACGGCGGCGAGTCGTGGGTGGAAGTGAGCGGCAACCTGCCCAGCGACTTCGGATTCCCGATCGATGTTCACGCGCATGA
This window harbors:
- a CDS encoding M56 family metallopeptidase, producing MIEGLIEGGVRAGIASTALLVALALFRRTSAAFRAALLSLALLMFAIAALPGFALPVPVLLRPVAWSGAAPRLTASFEWLVGVVWCVGALWVAARTWSGRRRLARESVGEGLEPETDELAARVRAAATRLAMRPPRVVVSRTATSPYVWGMRSPVLVMPAGWTARLDDRSMQLLLRHELAHVRRGDTRWLGLAGWLAIVWWWHPVFWLVVARLRAAQDDASDDLALHGECDAAANYCDMLLRAARLTLPERQSVLGPAGLGVHALESRLRRLMQSPESRRARLATGHWLLIAALALLLLPGVSPASRHSQAPALHRHSHSHSHSH
- a CDS encoding DoxX family protein; protein product: MKPNPPAARRQPTSRALSIGLWSAQVLLAALFAISGTIKSMQSIELLHKAIRWTPSVPDALIRFIGIAELAGALGLLLPAFTRIAPRLTPVAATGLGVIMLFAAAFHISRGETAVLPFNTGLFALAAFVAWGRFVAAPIPPRA
- a CDS encoding histidine phosphatase family protein, whose protein sequence is MRRMKSATRLYLVRHGATSRTAEDRFSGSAGVELSEEGRQQVRQLARRLADDRITIAYSSSLSRAVETAKLLCEPHRLVPELRDGLREIDHGHWEGLTRAEVESRFCDEYAAWEADPFTFAPSGGESGLSVLARALPVIREIVLAHAGENVLVVAHKATLRLILSSLLGFDARGYRDRLDQAPACLNIVDFKDAVRARLMLFNDVSHYQDQPRRAEGNLSKWWDPADPGGKP
- a CDS encoding signal peptidase I, which encodes MDTGTGLGMGMGFFSTMLGLCALMITSNWIVFEKAGQAGWKALIPIYGAVVFMRILERPWWWVLWLCVPLLNLIPACIVCLDLARKFGKSAGWAVGLALLPFVFLPMLAFTDARYVGPRGSPQRPFARAA
- a CDS encoding nuclear transport factor 2 family protein yields the protein MPAVLDLALAVLLATTTPAAAPAAAELTSLLTQFLAGASRNDAAIHERFWADDLIYTGSSGRRIGKTDIMKDVSATPPSPPDEPVSVYSAEEVRVQQYGDAAMVAFRLIATQTHGDSTEVARYLNTGFFMKRKGEWRAVGWQATRMP
- a CDS encoding DoxX family protein, which gives rise to MNLNRATSISYFLLRAVTGWMYFQAGATKLAGWFGGMPGSGGVPAPLMTQVGIGGALEFFGGIAIMLGLFTRPVAFILCGEMAVAYWQFHAPNGAWPVQNGGVAAALFCFVFLYMAARGAGEWSLDSLIARRGSKKS
- a CDS encoding exo-alpha-sialidase is translated as MSGVRVLVGTKKGAFVLTSDAKRDRWKVEGPHFAGWEIYHVKGSPLDPNRLYASQCSGWFGQVIQRSNDGGKTWEPVGNAFPYDGTPGTHLWYDGTQHPWEFKRVWHLEPSLTDADTVYAGIEDAALFRSTDAGKSWQELPGLRAQKGALWQPGAGGMGLHTIVLDPANPSRMYIAISAAGVFRTDDAGQSWRPINRGLKSLYELPDPNADVGHCVHRIAMHPTRPDVLFMQKHWDVMRSNDGGESWVEVSGNLPSDFGFPIDVHAHEPETIYVVPIKSDSEHYPPEGKLRVYRSRTGGNEWEALTNGLPQSDCYVNVLREAMAVDHLDDCGVYFGTTGGQVYASPNGGDTWAPIVRDLPAVLSVEVQTLQ